In the genome of Phycisphaerales bacterium, one region contains:
- a CDS encoding MCE family protein: MSVKTGYFRLGLFVIGGSLALVVSVVYLGAGEYFVDRIQVETYFKDAVQGLDVGAPVKYRGVPVGVVQRITFVGAEYGAPDSASVDERMYVRVLFGIDLKAFPGMTREQITSHIEEAVGQGLRMRLAAAGLTGTAFLTAELLDPRDFPAIEVPWTPHNLYVPSAPSSFGAMVASLEKSMRELGQVDIVQLGEDLGAFLDNANKTIQQVHIDEVQQRVIALLDELRDSNAKLHQLLAKPALEKAIDDAGATMAGLREVVDHSKDDAQSALKSLRSAAGRVDNLLNDQRVETILTQVAGTAEQLPATMARLRGTLKTIDELLREEQPNLQIIIENLRVASEDLTRLTGEAKDYPARILFGDAPPRITLKRGQ; the protein is encoded by the coding sequence ATGAGCGTCAAGACTGGTTACTTCCGGCTGGGGCTGTTCGTCATTGGGGGAAGCCTGGCGCTCGTTGTGTCCGTGGTGTACCTGGGCGCGGGCGAGTACTTCGTCGATCGCATTCAGGTGGAAACCTACTTCAAGGATGCGGTGCAGGGTCTGGATGTCGGCGCGCCCGTGAAGTATCGCGGTGTGCCGGTCGGCGTGGTGCAGCGCATCACGTTCGTTGGTGCCGAGTACGGTGCGCCGGACAGTGCATCCGTCGACGAGCGTATGTACGTGCGCGTGCTGTTCGGCATCGACCTCAAGGCCTTCCCCGGAATGACCCGCGAGCAAATCACCAGCCACATTGAAGAAGCGGTCGGGCAAGGGTTGCGCATGCGGCTAGCTGCGGCCGGACTGACCGGCACGGCTTTCCTCACCGCCGAACTCCTCGACCCGCGGGATTTTCCCGCCATCGAGGTTCCGTGGACACCACACAATCTCTATGTGCCGTCCGCGCCCAGTTCCTTCGGAGCGATGGTTGCTTCGCTGGAGAAGTCCATGCGCGAGCTGGGTCAGGTCGACATCGTGCAGCTCGGCGAGGATCTGGGTGCCTTTCTGGATAACGCCAACAAAACGATCCAGCAGGTCCATATCGATGAAGTGCAGCAGCGCGTGATCGCGCTGCTGGACGAATTGCGCGACAGCAATGCGAAGCTCCATCAACTGCTCGCCAAGCCGGCGCTGGAGAAAGCTATCGATGACGCCGGCGCCACCATGGCGGGACTGCGCGAGGTTGTGGACCACTCCAAAGACGACGCACAGAGCGCCCTGAAGAGTCTGCGCAGTGCCGCTGGACGAGTGGATAACCTGCTGAACGACCAGCGCGTCGAGACAATTCTCACCCAGGTCGCTGGCACCGCCGAACAGCTTCCGGCGACCATGGCCCGCCTGCGCGGCACGCTCAAGACCATCGATGAACTTCTGCGCGAGGAGCAACCGAACCTCCAAATCATCATCGAGAACCTGCGGGTCGCTTCCGAAGACCTAACGCGGCTGACCGGCGAAGCCAAGGACTACCCAGCCCGCATCCTATTCGGTGATGCGCCGCCGCGCATCACACTCAAACGAGGACAATAA
- a CDS encoding efflux RND transporter permease subunit yields MLARFFINRPVLACVISIVIVLLGGIAAGLLPVAEYPDVTPPMIRVSAYYPGANAQVVADTVAAPIEQQVNGVERMMYMSSQSNNDGSYTLDVTFEIGTDINMAQVLVQNRVAIAQSSLPEVVKNIGVTTKKQAADILLCVSVYSEDNPETGQPFYNQLYLSNYTTIQLKDAIARIEGVGDAFVMGQQDYSMRVWLDPDELQARGMTVGDVIRVLREQNVQVAAGRIGQPPVPTGQDFQLTLSTLGRLVEPEEFADIVVKTDTKGEITYLREVGRVEMGARSEDLIARLDRRPSSGLAIYLLPGSNALDTADRIKAAMRELETRFPPGLKYTIVYDTTPFIRESVTQVFHTLIEAIILVTIVVLVFLQDWKSVLLPMIGVIVSLVGTFAVMSVMGFTLNNLTLFGLVLAIGIVVDDAIVVLENIERHLELGKPVREATIDAMKEISGPILAITLVLSSVLLPSAFLSGLVGQFFRQFAVTISVSMIISAVNAMTMTPALAVLFFRNRKPGHHGDEGKEALPWWSFALFGGLASMWLLAPVLGLWLGLPTDEHGGEAAPGGLGASLRALGANLLLFLPGAVAGGLLGRLLIRPVNWVLGRLFRGFNWLFERATRAYGTTVGWSLRLSAVVLLIYIGMIGLTGFGFSRIPTGFIPMQDKGYLVTNVVLPDSASLERTLAATDAVERIALETPGVAHTLALPGMSYVLNANSSNYSNVFVILKPFDERLDHTLGAEAVAARIRERLAREVPEAQALVFGAPPISGLAKSAGFKLMLEGIGDVDFDELQTRADELAAKGNQQPGLVGLFNSFRARTPQLYVDIDREKVKSMGVPLNDVFDALQAYLGSYYVNDFNRFGRTWQVNVQADAPFRTDAEMIRQLKVRNLDGDMVPLGALAEVRDSTGPVQVTRYNMFPAAAITGTPLPGTSMGDALAMMERLARDLPRNMATEWTEVSYLQKEASRLEQFRDLQKNPFSAFALGVILVYFVLAGLYEGWSLPWAVILVVPMCLLSALVGLFLAGMDVNIFVQVGFVVLVGLAAKNAILIVEFARDQEVQGASRFDAAVDAACVRLRPILMTSFAFILGVFPLVIAQGAGAEMRQTLGMAVFAGMIGVTLFGIYLTPVFYYVVRWFVRKPQRSSEPVQLQVAPQ; encoded by the coding sequence ATGCTCGCCCGGTTCTTCATCAACCGCCCGGTCCTGGCCTGCGTGATCTCGATCGTGATCGTCCTGCTCGGGGGCATCGCGGCGGGCCTGTTGCCCGTCGCGGAGTACCCCGACGTCACGCCACCGATGATCCGCGTCAGCGCTTATTACCCCGGGGCCAACGCCCAAGTAGTGGCCGACACGGTCGCCGCCCCAATTGAGCAGCAGGTGAACGGCGTCGAGCGGATGATGTACATGTCGTCGCAGAGCAACAACGACGGCTCGTACACGCTGGACGTGACGTTCGAGATCGGCACCGACATCAACATGGCCCAGGTGCTGGTGCAGAACCGCGTGGCCATCGCCCAGTCCTCGCTTCCCGAAGTGGTCAAGAACATCGGCGTGACCACGAAGAAGCAGGCGGCGGACATTCTGCTGTGCGTCAGCGTCTACTCCGAAGACAACCCGGAAACCGGTCAGCCGTTCTACAACCAGCTCTACCTGAGCAATTACACCACCATTCAGCTCAAGGACGCGATCGCCCGCATCGAGGGCGTCGGCGACGCGTTCGTCATGGGCCAGCAGGACTACAGCATGCGCGTCTGGCTGGACCCGGACGAGCTCCAAGCGCGGGGCATGACCGTCGGCGATGTGATCCGTGTGCTGCGCGAGCAGAACGTGCAGGTGGCCGCGGGGCGGATCGGCCAGCCGCCCGTGCCCACGGGCCAGGACTTCCAGCTCACGCTCAGTACGCTCGGCCGACTGGTTGAGCCGGAGGAGTTCGCCGACATCGTCGTCAAGACGGACACCAAGGGAGAGATCACCTACCTCCGAGAAGTCGGCCGGGTCGAAATGGGCGCGCGAAGCGAGGACCTCATCGCGCGGCTGGACCGCCGGCCGTCGTCGGGCCTGGCCATCTACCTGCTGCCGGGCTCGAATGCGCTGGACACCGCCGATCGCATCAAGGCCGCGATGCGGGAGCTGGAAACGCGCTTCCCGCCCGGGCTGAAGTATACCATCGTCTACGACACCACGCCCTTCATCCGCGAATCGGTCACTCAGGTGTTCCACACGCTCATCGAAGCCATCATCCTGGTGACCATAGTCGTGCTGGTGTTCCTCCAGGACTGGAAATCCGTCCTACTACCCATGATCGGCGTGATCGTGTCGCTGGTCGGCACGTTTGCTGTCATGAGCGTGATGGGCTTCACGCTGAACAACCTGACCCTGTTCGGGCTGGTGCTCGCGATCGGCATCGTGGTTGACGACGCCATCGTCGTGCTGGAGAACATCGAACGCCACCTCGAGCTGGGCAAACCCGTCCGCGAGGCCACGATCGACGCCATGAAGGAGATCAGCGGGCCGATCCTGGCCATCACGCTCGTGCTCAGCTCGGTGTTGCTGCCCAGCGCGTTCCTCAGCGGGCTGGTCGGGCAGTTTTTCCGACAGTTCGCCGTCACCATCTCGGTGTCCATGATCATCTCGGCCGTCAACGCCATGACGATGACTCCGGCGCTGGCCGTGTTGTTCTTCCGCAACCGCAAACCCGGGCACCACGGGGACGAGGGCAAGGAGGCATTGCCGTGGTGGAGCTTCGCCCTGTTCGGCGGACTGGCGTCGATGTGGCTGCTCGCGCCGGTCCTCGGCCTGTGGCTTGGGCTGCCAACCGATGAACACGGTGGCGAGGCGGCGCCCGGTGGCTTGGGTGCAAGTCTGCGAGCCTTGGGCGCGAACCTGCTCCTGTTCCTCCCAGGCGCCGTCGCCGGCGGCCTGCTCGGCCGACTCCTGATCCGCCCCGTGAACTGGGTGCTGGGTCGTCTCTTCCGCGGGTTCAACTGGCTCTTTGAGCGGGCGACGCGGGCCTACGGCACGACTGTGGGCTGGTCCCTCCGCCTCAGCGCTGTCGTGCTCCTGATCTACATTGGGATGATCGGCCTAACCGGCTTCGGGTTCAGCCGCATCCCTACCGGGTTCATCCCCATGCAGGACAAGGGCTATCTGGTGACGAACGTCGTGTTGCCCGACTCGGCCTCGCTGGAGCGAACGCTCGCTGCAACCGACGCAGTCGAACGGATCGCGCTGGAGACGCCGGGCGTTGCCCACACGCTGGCACTGCCGGGCATGTCGTATGTCCTGAACGCCAACAGCTCCAACTACAGCAACGTGTTCGTCATCCTCAAGCCGTTCGACGAACGCCTCGATCACACGCTCGGCGCCGAGGCCGTCGCGGCACGAATCCGCGAACGCCTGGCGCGCGAGGTACCGGAGGCTCAGGCGCTGGTCTTCGGTGCACCGCCGATCTCGGGCCTCGCGAAGTCCGCCGGCTTCAAACTGATGCTGGAAGGTATCGGCGACGTGGACTTCGACGAGCTGCAGACCCGCGCCGACGAATTGGCCGCCAAGGGCAACCAGCAGCCCGGCCTGGTCGGGCTGTTCAACAGCTTCCGCGCCCGCACGCCCCAGCTCTATGTGGACATCGACCGCGAGAAGGTCAAGTCGATGGGCGTACCGCTCAACGACGTGTTCGACGCGCTCCAGGCCTACCTCGGCAGCTACTACGTCAACGACTTCAACCGCTTCGGTCGCACCTGGCAGGTCAACGTACAGGCCGATGCGCCGTTCCGCACTGATGCGGAGATGATTCGGCAGCTCAAGGTCCGCAACCTCGACGGCGACATGGTACCGCTGGGCGCGCTGGCCGAGGTGCGTGATTCCACCGGGCCGGTCCAGGTTACGCGCTACAACATGTTCCCGGCCGCCGCGATCACCGGAACGCCGTTGCCCGGGACCAGCATGGGCGACGCGCTGGCAATGATGGAGCGGCTCGCCCGCGACCTGCCGCGCAACATGGCCACGGAGTGGACCGAAGTGAGCTACCTCCAGAAGGAGGCCAGCAGGCTCGAGCAGTTCCGTGACCTGCAGAAGAATCCCTTCAGCGCGTTCGCGCTCGGCGTGATCCTCGTCTACTTCGTGCTCGCCGGGCTGTACGAGGGGTGGTCGTTGCCGTGGGCGGTGATTCTGGTCGTGCCCATGTGCCTGCTAAGCGCGCTGGTGGGGCTGTTCCTGGCCGGCATGGACGTCAACATCTTCGTCCAGGTCGGCTTCGTCGTGCTCGTCGGCCTGGCGGCCAAGAACGCGATCCTGATCGTCGAGTTCGCCCGTGACCAGGAGGTCCAGGGGGCCAGCCGCTTCGATGCGGCCGTCGACGCCGCCTGCGTGCGGCTGCGCCCGATCCTCATGACCAGCTTCGCGTTCATCCTGGGCGTGTTCCCGCTGGTCATCGCGCAAGGCGCCGGCGCCGAGATGCGGCAGACGCTGGGCATGGCGGTGTTCGCCGGCATGATCGGCGTGACCCTGTTCGGCATCTACCTGACGCCGGTCTTCTACTACGTCGTTCGCTGGTTCGTTCGGAAGCCGCAGCGCTCCAGTGAGCCGGTTCAACTGCAGGTGGCGCCCCAGTGA
- a CDS encoding permease: MRQGVPNPRFAQEVLLDKPLPVSPTAAVAAPTQPRIQLWPLLGLVFAIGAVIFLLAFRSDGRVHTLGSKFTGIVLEALPFVMLGSLIGGFIEVFVSRDRLTALLPKRTLPAIFAAGLLGIVLPVCECAVIVVTRRLVRKGVPFSVAVAYLLAGPIVNPIVAASTAVAYTGDMTVVATRLIAGFAIAVAIALIVDTFFPGQRALLPGIAETGPHHDHGHTHSHSDDPCWAADTVAGAEPGAAPTVATHATPRPKPPLFGRLVHSVEHAADDFLHISQFLIVGAFAAAICQTYLIERQFFMDLANTPAAAIGVMMLLAILLNLCSEADAFVAATFRFTLPLSAQMAFMVLGPMLDLKLVAMYLSFVRRPALILMIVLMLAFVFAMMLALDALAWSQP, encoded by the coding sequence ATGCGACAAGGCGTTCCGAACCCGCGATTTGCCCAGGAGGTTCTTCTGGACAAGCCCCTGCCCGTCAGTCCCACCGCTGCCGTCGCAGCGCCGACGCAGCCCCGGATCCAACTCTGGCCGTTGCTCGGCTTGGTTTTCGCGATCGGGGCCGTCATCTTTCTGCTCGCGTTCCGGTCCGACGGCCGCGTTCACACGCTTGGTTCAAAATTTACCGGCATCGTGCTTGAAGCGCTGCCCTTCGTCATGCTGGGCTCGCTCATCGGCGGCTTCATCGAGGTCTTCGTCTCGCGGGACCGTCTCACGGCACTGCTGCCGAAGCGGACTTTACCGGCGATTTTCGCGGCCGGTTTGCTGGGTATCGTCCTGCCCGTCTGCGAATGCGCCGTGATAGTGGTGACGCGCCGCCTTGTGCGCAAAGGCGTGCCGTTTTCGGTGGCGGTCGCGTACCTGCTCGCAGGTCCCATCGTGAACCCGATCGTCGCAGCGTCGACCGCCGTGGCCTACACCGGCGACATGACCGTCGTCGCCACACGTCTCATCGCCGGATTCGCGATCGCAGTTGCCATCGCACTCATCGTCGATACTTTCTTCCCCGGCCAGCGCGCCCTGCTACCCGGCATCGCGGAGACCGGACCCCACCACGACCACGGCCATACCCATAGCCACTCCGACGATCCCTGCTGGGCTGCTGACACTGTGGCTGGAGCCGAACCGGGTGCAGCCCCCACGGTAGCGACCCACGCAACACCGCGGCCTAAGCCGCCGCTCTTCGGCCGACTTGTCCACAGCGTCGAGCACGCCGCGGACGACTTCCTGCACATCAGCCAGTTCCTGATCGTGGGCGCGTTTGCCGCCGCGATCTGCCAGACCTACCTGATCGAGCGCCAGTTCTTTATGGACCTCGCCAACACACCGGCCGCGGCGATCGGTGTGATGATGCTGCTGGCGATACTGCTGAACCTCTGCTCCGAGGCCGATGCGTTCGTCGCGGCCACCTTCCGCTTCACGCTGCCGCTGTCCGCCCAGATGGCTTTCATGGTGCTCGGCCCGATGCTCGACTTGAAGCTGGTCGCCATGTACCTGAGCTTCGTCCGTCGTCCGGCATTGATCCTCATGATTGTGCTTATGCTCGCTTTTGTCTTCGCCATGATGCTGGCACTTGACGCACTCGCCTGGAGCCAGCCATGA
- a CDS encoding efflux RND transporter periplasmic adaptor subunit — protein MQSTRSSVRRAQPSPVVRYILPVAALAGLAWSVGCRHQEEVASPSPPPVVSVSHPVEREITDYTEFTARVAAVESAEVRARVSGQIVAVPFEAGTFVQEGDVLVEIDVRPFQAELEARIAEEARAAAYLNLAKVEFSRIEGIPAGSRTAFEYDTASARLQEARAAKAAASAAVELARLNVEWCHVVAPISGRISYQHVTMGNLVTGGTGSGTLLTTVVSVDPIYANFDVDERTVQRIKQLIREGKLASNEEAEVPIWLGLATENGFPHHGTINFVDNQVNPRTGTLRVRGVLPNADGALSPGYFARVRVPVSTPHQALLVSERALGTDQGQKIVFVVGADNRVAVRPVHLGGLHDGLREIIDGLRAVDRVVVNGLLHVRPGQSVAPQLVEMATSAGSNAHANTRPTSLASNPQEASSKE, from the coding sequence ATGCAGAGTACCCGTTCATCCGTACGTAGGGCTCAACCTTCTCCGGTTGTGCGCTACATCCTGCCCGTCGCAGCGCTTGCGGGCCTGGCTTGGTCTGTGGGCTGCCGTCATCAGGAGGAAGTCGCTTCACCCTCACCACCGCCGGTCGTCAGCGTCAGCCACCCCGTAGAGCGCGAAATCACCGACTATACGGAATTCACCGCTCGAGTCGCCGCTGTCGAATCCGCCGAGGTGCGGGCGCGTGTGAGCGGGCAGATCGTGGCCGTGCCGTTCGAGGCCGGGACTTTCGTCCAGGAGGGGGATGTCCTGGTCGAGATCGACGTGCGTCCGTTCCAGGCGGAACTGGAGGCCCGCATCGCTGAGGAAGCCCGTGCCGCGGCCTACCTCAACCTGGCCAAGGTTGAATTCAGCCGGATCGAGGGTATCCCCGCGGGCTCGCGCACGGCATTCGAGTACGACACGGCGTCCGCACGTCTTCAGGAAGCGCGGGCGGCCAAAGCGGCCGCCTCGGCGGCGGTCGAGCTAGCGCGACTGAACGTGGAGTGGTGTCACGTCGTCGCGCCGATCTCGGGGCGGATCAGCTACCAGCATGTCACGATGGGCAATCTCGTTACGGGGGGGACGGGCAGCGGCACACTCCTGACCACCGTTGTTTCGGTGGACCCGATCTACGCCAACTTCGACGTAGATGAGCGCACCGTTCAGCGCATCAAGCAACTGATCCGCGAGGGCAAGCTCGCGTCGAATGAGGAAGCGGAAGTCCCTATTTGGCTGGGCCTGGCGACCGAGAACGGATTCCCCCACCACGGCACGATCAACTTTGTGGACAACCAGGTCAATCCGAGGACTGGGACTCTGCGCGTGCGTGGCGTACTCCCGAATGCGGACGGCGCACTGTCGCCGGGCTATTTCGCCCGGGTCAGGGTGCCGGTCTCCACGCCGCACCAAGCCCTGTTGGTATCCGAGCGTGCGCTCGGCACCGATCAGGGCCAGAAGATTGTCTTCGTCGTAGGGGCCGACAACAGGGTTGCCGTCCGCCCGGTGCATCTTGGCGGGCTTCACGATGGTCTGCGCGAGATCATCGACGGACTTAGGGCCGTTGATCGCGTGGTGGTGAATGGCCTGTTGCACGTCCGCCCGGGACAGTCCGTCGCGCCGCAGCTAGTAGAGATGGCGACTTCCGCCGGCAGTAATGCCCATGCCAACACGCGGCCGACGAGTCTCGCATCCAACCCCCAAGAGGCAAGCTCAAAGGAGTAG
- a CDS encoding phosphoribosylformylglycinamidine synthase subunit PurQ: MPSPRVFVLRAAGTNCDLETQHAWELAGATVERIHVLQLIERPALLDHAQILTLPGGFSYGDDIAAGRILADQLERHLSDTLRAFVDRGRLVLGICNGFQVLVQMGLLPFAPEPGHPRACTITANIPPGFQVRWVHLRAANDRCVFLDPGRHYEMPIAHGEGRVLCADENTWQRLQAGGHAPLLYTAAPQTSPGATAPANPNGSQGDIAGLCDATGRVFGLMPHPERFVDWTQHPAWTSQPERPAGDGLALFERAIRGVA, translated from the coding sequence TTGCCCAGTCCCCGAGTGTTTGTCCTGCGTGCCGCTGGCACGAATTGCGACCTCGAGACCCAGCATGCCTGGGAACTCGCCGGCGCCACCGTTGAACGCATCCATGTCCTGCAACTCATCGAGCGGCCCGCATTGCTTGATCACGCCCAGATTCTCACCCTGCCGGGCGGCTTCAGCTATGGCGACGACATCGCCGCCGGCCGTATTCTCGCCGACCAGCTCGAACGGCATTTGTCCGATACTTTGCGCGCCTTCGTTGACCGTGGCCGTCTCGTTCTCGGGATCTGTAACGGGTTCCAAGTCCTTGTGCAGATGGGGCTGCTTCCTTTCGCGCCGGAGCCAGGTCACCCGCGCGCCTGCACCATCACCGCCAACATTCCACCGGGCTTCCAGGTCCGCTGGGTACACCTGCGCGCCGCGAACGACCGTTGTGTTTTCCTCGATCCGGGCCGCCACTACGAAATGCCGATCGCCCACGGCGAAGGCCGTGTACTTTGCGCGGATGAAAATACGTGGCAACGCCTGCAGGCCGGCGGTCATGCCCCCCTGCTCTATACCGCGGCACCGCAAACATCGCCGGGTGCCACCGCCCCTGCCAATCCCAACGGCAGCCAGGGAGATATTGCGGGCCTGTGCGATGCCACCGGCCGGGTGTTCGGCCTCATGCCCCACCCCGAGCGCTTCGTCGACTGGACCCAGCACCCCGCGTGGACCAGCCAACCCGAGCGTCCGGCCGGCGATGGACTCGCCCTTTTCGAGCGCGCCATCCGCGGCGTGGCCTGA
- a CDS encoding GPP34 family phosphoprotein: MAAKRTPTDALGLHEELLLLALHDERGTVDWRAKGLRFALSGALLGELLLRGGIRLEDERKHFVEGLRAAPWGDNLLTETMVRIAASKRRQRLRVWVARLGGTRRLIERIALQLVERGALRVAEERVLWIFRRRIYPELDGRRERALRARIESAIKQTGPAPDERTVFLIALAHTAGLLTVAFGRPFVREHRQRIKSLGEGNVLAGAARAAQEAVAAAVAAATAAAAAAAAAG; this comes from the coding sequence ATGGCTGCCAAGAGAACACCTACAGACGCGCTGGGCCTGCACGAGGAGTTGCTGCTGCTCGCACTGCACGATGAGCGCGGTACGGTGGACTGGCGCGCCAAGGGGTTGCGTTTTGCCCTATCAGGTGCACTCCTCGGTGAACTCCTGCTGCGCGGCGGTATTCGGCTCGAGGACGAGCGCAAGCACTTCGTGGAAGGCCTGCGCGCGGCACCGTGGGGGGATAATCTGCTGACCGAGACCATGGTGCGGATTGCGGCCAGTAAGCGGCGCCAGCGCCTGCGGGTCTGGGTCGCACGCCTGGGTGGAACGCGGCGGCTCATTGAACGCATCGCACTGCAACTCGTCGAGCGTGGTGCGCTACGGGTTGCCGAAGAGCGCGTGCTGTGGATCTTTCGACGTCGCATTTATCCAGAACTCGACGGGCGGCGCGAGCGTGCGCTTCGCGCTCGCATTGAAAGTGCGATCAAGCAGACCGGCCCCGCACCCGATGAGCGGACCGTTTTTTTGATTGCCCTGGCGCATACCGCGGGTCTGCTGACCGTGGCGTTTGGACGGCCGTTCGTCCGGGAGCACCGGCAGCGGATCAAGTCCCTGGGAGAGGGTAACGTGCTGGCGGGCGCGGCCCGCGCGGCGCAAGAAGCCGTTGCGGCCGCAGTTGCCGCGGCAACAGCGGCCGCTGCCGCGGCGGCCGCAGCCGGCTGA
- a CDS encoding alpha/beta hydrolase — protein sequence MAMASMSSAAECIAGAVKTHTTTAWLQCVRSVVAISAITVLAGCATTPTDIPARCERGYVYYLDGAGGGRPLSNWASGVRDGLRTAGYPGWGEMFTWQTGLGVAPDQLASNEYKRAKAAQLARKIVAFQQTHPNTPITLVGHSAGTAIAVFALEALPERPIIENVILLSGSLSADYDLTVALMRVRQNMYVFTSDRDVILTVLLPISGPADRGAASNHVTGVSGAILPANPRPETAHQYSKVVEVQWNPSFRSIGHVGGHLDALSEPFVRAFVAPLVFAAPTSQADGYPPQGTVRNPDYQCWAAFPPGSWALLEGTCTRDGRTDVCRVKTTLISKTVDSAIIKHDLTINGQRPVEIQITQRSIVMANIDPQDHPITHPAADVARVRQVEIPIVGERTKCDVTRIAVPGEFDFWGDNIRAEICTASNVPGYLVRLDLRTVLDGKRYEFALRLKSLSVASSPVHF from the coding sequence ATGGCGATGGCCTCAATGAGCTCAGCCGCGGAGTGCATCGCCGGAGCCGTCAAGACGCACACGACTACAGCGTGGCTCCAGTGTGTCAGGAGTGTAGTCGCGATAAGTGCGATTACGGTTCTCGCAGGGTGCGCCACCACTCCAACCGACATTCCGGCGCGATGTGAGCGCGGTTACGTCTATTATCTTGACGGTGCCGGCGGTGGCCGCCCGCTGAGCAACTGGGCATCCGGAGTTCGCGACGGACTACGCACGGCGGGTTACCCCGGCTGGGGAGAGATGTTCACATGGCAGACGGGCCTGGGCGTCGCGCCGGACCAACTCGCCAGCAACGAATACAAGCGTGCCAAGGCGGCCCAGCTGGCCCGGAAGATCGTTGCGTTTCAGCAGACTCACCCGAACACACCGATCACCTTGGTTGGACACTCCGCGGGCACGGCAATTGCGGTCTTTGCGCTGGAAGCCCTGCCTGAGCGGCCAATCATCGAGAACGTGATCCTGCTCTCCGGCTCCTTGAGCGCCGACTACGACTTGACCGTGGCGCTGATGCGGGTGCGGCAGAACATGTATGTCTTCACCTCCGATCGCGACGTCATCCTGACCGTCCTTCTACCAATCAGCGGACCGGCGGATCGTGGTGCGGCCAGCAACCATGTCACCGGCGTGTCCGGCGCGATCCTGCCCGCGAATCCGCGACCGGAGACGGCGCATCAGTACAGCAAGGTGGTCGAAGTGCAGTGGAATCCGTCGTTTCGGAGCATCGGGCACGTCGGCGGCCACCTCGACGCCCTCAGCGAGCCGTTCGTTCGGGCGTTCGTCGCGCCGCTGGTTTTCGCGGCCCCCACAAGCCAGGCGGACGGTTACCCTCCGCAGGGCACAGTTCGCAATCCGGATTATCAGTGCTGGGCGGCGTTCCCCCCCGGCTCGTGGGCGCTCTTGGAGGGCACTTGCACGCGCGATGGCCGTACGGATGTCTGTCGCGTCAAGACCACGCTCATCTCGAAAACCGTTGACAGCGCCATCATCAAGCACGACCTGACGATCAATGGCCAGCGACCGGTTGAAATCCAGATCACGCAGCGCTCGATCGTGATGGCCAATATCGATCCGCAGGACCATCCGATCACGCATCCGGCCGCGGATGTGGCCCGGGTCAGGCAGGTTGAGATCCCGATCGTGGGCGAACGAACCAAGTGCGACGTTACACGGATTGCCGTGCCGGGCGAGTTCGACTTCTGGGGTGACAACATCCGCGCCGAGATCTGCACCGCCAGCAACGTGCCCGGATATCTGGTGCGTCTCGATCTCAGGACCGTGCTCGACGGCAAGCGATACGAATTCGCGCTGCGATTGAAGAGTCTCAGTGTAGCATCATCCCCGGTTCATTTCTAA